The genomic window TTAGTCTCTAAATTCTATGATCATAGTGGAAACAAGCTAAATATATCtatgtaaaattttaaatttcatccatgGTTGTCTTAGATTTAAGTCAACCAAGAAGATGGCTACCAGTAATTCCTAGACAGGATGTATTAAGATTGTTGCATAGGAGATCCATCAGATTCACCACCTAACTTGTTATTGAAAGGTTCTTCTGCGTTATGGATAAGAACTAAAATTGGAATCAAATGGCACAGATGCAGTTTCCAATTTCTAGCTGCAACTTCTTGTTATTCCTAGCCCATTCAGGGTAGGATGGAACAGGTAACCAGATGAACTGTTCAAGTCATTTACCTGATAACACTGGTTGTGACATCGATTCTACTCGCTCAATACTGCTAGTATAATATATTCAGGACAACCTTCTGTTATTGATCCTTCCTTCAGTACTTCATTCTTGATATTTTACACCTTATTACCTGAGGACTACCTTAGCAGTCAAAGTTGTTTCCTATCATATAAATCAAAAGTAATTGGAATTGTTTATTGATTCAAGAGAATGCGCTGTATTCTCTAGTTATTCTAATTTCTCTGCAACCTCTTGTCTGCTGCTCATGTCATGAACCTGATAAAATACTacagaaattgaagaaaaaggcAACGGACTTCGAAGatttttcctcttttcaatTATTTGTAATTCAATTGGTCTTAATTTAGTGCCTTACGACCCCATATACCTACCATATAAAAGTTGATATTCTTAGAAATACATTCTGCCAAGCTGATACagacaacaaaattatttaatgttACTAATGAATCCAGTGAAGCTGAGTTTCAAAGTTCACACTCtctcatttcaatttttcaaatctGCAAGTCTTTTGAAAAGTGTCATCCAACATGAATCAGCTTCTTCTGAGTCTCCTATTTTTGTTCTATTTATCTCCAAATCTCCATGCCCAACAAAGTTATTCAGGAAACGCGGTCATGGATTGTGATAATAGCGATGCAACGGGTCCATCTCCAGCTTTTCTCTACACCTGCAACGGCAAGAATCGATCCTGCCAAGCCTTTCTCATCTACAAATCTCAGCCTCCTTATAACACAATCTCTAGTATTTCAAACCTCCTGTCTGCAGACCCACTTGAGCTTGCTCGCATCAACAATTTCTCAAGCTCAGCTGTCTTCCCAACAGATAAAGAGGTAATAGTTCCTGTACTTTGCTCCTGCTCAGGGAAATACTATCAGGCCAACACCTCTTACACAATTCCAAGTAATTATGATACATATTTTACAATTGCCAACTACACTTATGAGGGTTTAGCAACTTGTAGCTCTCTTATTCACGAAAACAATTACAGCGAATTTGGCTTGGATATTGGTATGAAACTGCAGGTGCCACTTAGATGTGCTTGTCCTACAAGCAATCAAACCAAAAATGGCACAAAGTATCTATTAAGTTACTTGGTCAGTTGGGGTGATGAAGTTCGTAATGTCAGTAGGAGATTCTATGCGAGCACAAACAGTGTAACCTATGCAAATGGGTTCACTGAAGATAATCCAACTGTTTTTCCTTTTACCACTATTCTTATTCCACTGTCAAATGAACCTTCAAGCTCTCAAACCATAATTCACTATCCACTACCGCCCAATTCTTCTCCTTCCAATCCATTTCATCGGATCGAGAGACCAGGTAAGGGATCTCAAAGAACAATCACAATTGGAATTTCCTTGCTAGTCATGTCCTTCATTTTATCTATGGTCTTGTTgctttacaaaaagaaaatatatggaGCTCGGAAGGATGGaaaggagaaaaatatattatctatgTCAGAAGAATTCCGACATCGCGTTGCTGAGGTAGATCAAGGGTTGAAAATCTACAAATTTGAGGAGCTAAGGGTGGCTACCAAAGATTTCAGCACCGGAAATAGGTTGAGTTGTTCCGTCTATCAAGGGGTACTCGGTGGACAAGTAGTAGCGATAAAAAAGATGAGCAAAGATGTATCTAATGAGGTGATTTTTCTGAGAAAGACTAACCACTTCAATTTAATAAGGCTTTATGCTGCGTGTAAGCATCAGGAGGGTTTCTACCTTATCTATGAGTTTATGGAGAATGGTTCTTTGAGTGATTGGCTCTGCAGAAAGGATTGTCTTGAAGTTCAAAGTTGGAATTATAGGATTCAGATTGCCTTGGATGTTGCTAATGGGCTTCACTATCTTCACAACTTCACTGATCCTATATGTGTGCACAAGCGCATCTGTAGCAGCAATGTTCTACTCAACAGACATTTAAGGGCTAAAATTGCTAACTTCAGCTGTGCACATTCAGCAAAGCAAGAAGAATACATGAATTCTTCAATGAGGTTGGCGTTGGGGGAAAAAGGTTACATGGCTCCTGAGTATATAGAATATGGCTTGGTGGCTCCTGAGATTGATGTATATGCTTTCGGGGTTGTTCTGCTGGAATTAGTAACTGGAAAGGAAGCAGTTTTTATACAGGATGAAGAAGAAATGCAATTATCGGAAgcaataatttcaattatggAGGAAGGTGATGGAGAAGCTGAACTTGGTGGCCTTATAGATCCTTGTCTGATGGAGAAGTGTAGTATGAAACTTGTCCTGCGACTGGTGAAGTTGAGTCTAGCCTGCTTGGAACAAGAACCAGAACGTAGACCAAGTATGGGTGAAATAGTCTCCTCACTTTTGAAGATTCAAGTTGAtgtacagaaatcagaaccatATTTGTGGAGGGGGGGCAATTTCTGATGTAAATGTTGACCTATATAGTGTTCAATTGACAGATGCAGTAGCATATATACTTTTACTTTACAGTTCTATTATATTATAGATTGAAAATAAGCCAGAATATAAACTCATTATGAGGTTAATTAAACATTGCTCTATTCACACTATAAAACCATCCATAACTTAAACTGAAAGATTGATAATGTACACTGATTTTCATTGCATGAATTGGATGTAGGAGATCTACTTGGACTTGTCAGCCCAGTTACTTCTATGCTAAATCAACGAGCTGTGACAGGGCTGATGAGTCGAGTAAAATCTTCTGTTTCCATCCCAGATGTCCATCTTTCAAATGTCTCAGGAGGTGACTGAGTGAGAACTGTGAGGTTGAAGACAATTTCTGCCATGCTTGGCCTTTCTGAAGACTCCTCCAGAGTGCACAACCTTGCCAAGGTTGCCAAGCTCAGAGCACTATCAATGGGATAAAACCTCTCCAAGCAGGGATCCATCCACTTTCTTAgactctcttctcttttctcttcaatttccaAGACGGCTTTGATTTCCTTGCACAGCAGAACAATCTCGCCATTTTCTTTGGTTACCATGGCCTTCTTTCCAGAAAGCAATTGTAACAAAACAACTCCATAATCAAATACATCAACTTTTGGCATCAATGAGTCTGTGGCAGGTCTAGCCATTGAGAAATTTGCTATTTTCGCCCGAAATGTGGAATCGAGAAGAATATTAGTTGTTCGAATATCCTTGTGAACGATGCTTGGTTGAGTGTGTTCATGCATGTATTGCAGGCCATTGGCCACATCTAGTGCTACATGTAACCTTTGACTCCAAGTGAGGAAACCCGCAGAGCTTGAGGAAGATTCAGAGGTGGGATGCAACCATTTTTCCAGCGACCCATTTTCTGCATATTCATAGACCAAGAAGCGATTTCCTTCTCTGTCAAATCCAGATGACATCCCCATTAGTTTAACCAGATTTGCATGACTGACTTTCTGCAAAATCTTTAGTTCTTCTGTGACATCATCCTTGGTTTTCTTCACTGCCAAGACCCGGCCATTGATTTTGGCCCTATATACTGATCCTCGTATCTTATAATGTTCATTTAGATCCATCGTGCCCTCCATGATCTCTTTAACCTCATAAATGATCGGCTTGCTCAGATATCCTGAAACCCCTGGAAGCAGCTTATCTGGTGTGATCTTTGCCTCAAAACTCTCCAGTTTTGTAAGTTCCTTTGTTTGAATGAGATCGCCGGTCTCCAAACAAGATCCAGTGCGATCAAAAGCTTTAGTTCTCTTATATGAACAACGTTTATGGGCCAGAAAAGCAATCAAAAGGAAGATCAAAAGAGCGCTTGCAATGCTTGCAGCAACAATGATGATCCAACGATTCCTGGATTCTCTTCTTTCAGGAGAGGGGTATTACTGAGAGAGAACTGGCAACTGGGACACAGGGATCAATACCGGGAGGTAGACTGCAGCAGTAAAGTTCACATAGTTGTTTTCAATCACAATGTTACGTTCAGAGGCATTAAGTTTAGCAGCAACTTTCGTGAGATCATCACTAGGTTGCCACACATAAGTAATGAGATAAGCAATTCCGCTCTCCAAATGAGTATTTGAAGGGCACTTACAGAACAAAGGAAATATAACCTTGTCACCAGCATGCAAGAGGGTTGGAGTCAGACTGGGGTTCAAAGCTTCCACCTCTTGCCAACGGGTGAGGTTCTCAAATGAAGTAGTCGAAACCAAGTAGAAGCTTTCACCTTGCTGGATTTGGTAAGTTATGTTGGCAAAAGACCGGTTACCTGTGCAACCACAAGGTTTAGGTACAAGCAAAAGTTGATTTGGAAATAATGGGGTGTCCTCAgactccaggttgcttgcagtTGCTATTTCCTTACGACTGACCCCAAATAGATCAGAAATGTTTCCGAGGTCCAAGAAATTTGGTGGCTGGGCAAGGTAAGTGAAATATGTAGAGCATGTGGTAGGTGAATCAACAGGACATGAAAAGTTTGAGGCAGGTGGTGCTTGTGAGGTGACATATGTGgaggaaaataaaaggatcaAGAGAAGAAGAGCTTGTGTGGAAAAGAAAGGGAGCAAAGATATTGCCATGAACATAAGCTTGGATGATTCAGATTTTGAAAGAAGCTGTCAGATGAACGTTAAAACGTAATTCGCCAAGTGTCGCTTAAGGTTGATAGAAAAGCTAAGCAGCATTGTTAGCCTGGAGGTTTTATTCTAATGAATTCAAGAGGCCTTGTCTTTAGCTTTGATTTGAATGATTCTCTCGGTTATCTTCTCCTTGATGTagacatgataaaaaataaaaaaaataaatttttttttttgcctacaatacacattatattattttgctgACAAGTTAGTACACCAAAAGGAATCAATCATGACAAAAGCCCATAGAAGTCAGAGGGCCAATGTTTAGTGAACAACTAATTTGATGGTTCCTCTAGTCCAGGATTGTTTACACAgatgaattttaaaaactttttctcTACTGTAGCATCAGAGTCTGACTAATAAAGTAAGCTCTGTAGAATCAACTCAGTTGGTCTGTCCACAAAACTGCCTACACGCTGCCTGAGTTGTCAGAAATATCCTATCAAGTTGGATTACATTTGTTGCAAAATAATCACAACAGAGCATAAAAAAGACGGAGCGCGCAAACGAAAGGATTTTCCAGTCTGATATTTGCGACCAAATCAAAGGATCAATTATCTCTTTCACATTTATCCTTGAGTGGCTTgagaaagggagagagagagagagacacagTATTCTCTCTTCCCTAAACTATCATAACTTCAAAAATACATGGAAGAATATgaattccattttcttttcaaaataaaagtgTGTTAGTGGTAATAAGCAAAGAAAAGTCAGTGCAGAGAAAACTCACGTGTGGCTCATTAGTTTACTGCTGGGAAGAAACGAAGTTGTACAAGATCACGAGATAATTTCTGAAGGCTCATTTCCTTTGTAGACTTGCCAGGATGGTGTACTGAGGTATAAAGAGCGAGTTTACATCGGAAGCAATGCAgatttgaagagaaaattgtCGTCGGCGGTTCATGCTTCCGCTGTGGGTGGTCAGGTAGGAATTCAAAACCCTCTTCGAAGAATCAAGGGAATGTTTTATTGGCCTCAACTGAAACATATAGTAAAGCATGAAACAATGTTGTCATCACTGCCGAACGGCGGATGATACCGGTAACCAAACTTGTACAACCAtacttgaaaatgaaattactaGATACAT from Populus trichocarpa isolate Nisqually-1 chromosome 5, P.trichocarpa_v4.1, whole genome shotgun sequence includes these protein-coding regions:
- the LOC18099329 gene encoding lysM domain receptor-like kinase 4 — translated: MNQLLLSLLFLFYLSPNLHAQQSYSGNAVMDCDNSDATGPSPAFLYTCNGKNRSCQAFLIYKSQPPYNTISSISNLLSADPLELARINNFSSSAVFPTDKEVIVPVLCSCSGKYYQANTSYTIPSNYDTYFTIANYTYEGLATCSSLIHENNYSEFGLDIGMKLQVPLRCACPTSNQTKNGTKYLLSYLVSWGDEVRNVSRRFYASTNSVTYANGFTEDNPTVFPFTTILIPLSNEPSSSQTIIHYPLPPNSSPSNPFHRIERPGKGSQRTITIGISLLVMSFILSMVLLLYKKKIYGARKDGKEKNILSMSEEFRHRVAEVDQGLKIYKFEELRVATKDFSTGNRLSCSVYQGVLGGQVVAIKKMSKDVSNEVIFLRKTNHFNLIRLYAACKHQEGFYLIYEFMENGSLSDWLCRKDCLEVQSWNYRIQIALDVANGLHYLHNFTDPICVHKRICSSNVLLNRHLRAKIANFSCAHSAKQEEYMNSSMRLALGEKGYMAPEYIEYGLVAPEIDVYAFGVVLLELVTGKEAVFIQDEEEMQLSEAIISIMEEGDGEAELGGLIDPCLMEKCSMKLVLRLVKLSLACLEQEPERRPSMGEIVSSLLKIQVDVQKSEPYLWRGGNF
- the LOC18099330 gene encoding LOW QUALITY PROTEIN: serine/threonine receptor-like kinase NFP (The sequence of the model RefSeq protein was modified relative to this genomic sequence to represent the inferred CDS: substituted 1 base at 1 genomic stop codon) — encoded protein: MFMAISLLPFFSTQALLLLILLFSSTYVTSQAPPASNFSCPVDSPTTCSTYFTYLAQPPNFLDLGNISDLFGVSRKEIATASNLESEDTPLFPNQLLLVPKPCGCTGNRSFANITYQIQQGESFYLVSTTSFENLTRWQEVEALNPSLTPTLLHAGDKVIFPLFCKCPSNTHLESGIAYLITYVWQPSDDLTKVAAKLNASERNIVIENNYVNFTAAVYLPVLIPVSQLPVLSQXYPSPERRESRNRWIIIVAASIASALLIFLLIAFLAHKRCSYKRTKAFDRTGSCLETGDLIQTKELTKLESFEAKITPDKLLPGVSGYLSKPIIYEVKEIMEGTMDLNEHYKIRGSVYRAKINGRVLAVKKTKDDVTEELKILQKVSHANLVKLMGMSSGFDREGNRFLVYEYAENGSLEKWLHPTSESSSSSAGFLTWSQRLHVALDVANGLQYMHEHTQPSIVHKDIRTTNILLDSTFRAKIANFSMARPATDSLMPKVDVFDYGVVLLQLLSGKKAMVTKENGEIVLLCKEIKAVLEIEEKREESLRKWMDPCLERFYPIDSALSLATLARLCTLEESSERPSMAEIVFNLTVLTQSPPETFERWTSGMETEDFTRLISPVTAR